Proteins encoded together in one Ochotona princeps isolate mOchPri1 chromosome 20, mOchPri1.hap1, whole genome shotgun sequence window:
- the MATCAP2 gene encoding putative tyrosine carboxypeptidase MATCAP2 isoform X3 — protein METVVQSQEKKGKKLHWPEQELSKKSILNAQESRTVDSQRSISHLSPGILKDIFTTGTSSYNVLLQSKEEKRHHSQKQSSSSHSKRCRKPSKSPSSSRSKDARRMKTPAPAMSGGTWYCLERKPAVFVTGSVSSPAKFMHDISVTGSSIVLPPKPKSKVRRHHFSTQPKPKQPQPQLSRSFEKGDDASGKKFCILTAIKPTNLEKEKLRFFRSDYTYNPQFEYASPALPSVLAKHSHASDRFLRQSINIMELTLQKYGSYEKFEQATGGSLLSKPRIWSHVRKYMVKEGCLGEALTIFEVLTTSSNPGTVGLAARNTSLSPIIPQRKAWQVFTVSCLEKTPFYGGLPSSTTPCIKPARCHSVNSLKILASLSRIPVQDGIIVCEPRGGGLTLPNQGVSVKTRCTWTESFRSSDTERASTSTC, from the exons AAAAGCTTCACTGGCCTGAGCAAGAACTTTCTAAGAAGTCTATCCTAAATGCACAAGAATCCCGGACTGTCGACAGCCAAAGAAGCATCTCACACTTGTCCCCTGGAATTCTAAAGGACATTTTCACAACTGGAACCAGTAGCTATAATGTCCTACTGCAGagcaaggaggagaaaaggcatCATTCGCAAAAACAGTCTTCCTCCAGCCACTCCAAAAGATGTAGGAAGCCCAGCAAATCTCCTAGCTCTTCTCGTAGCAAAGATGCACGTAGGATGAAAACCCCCGCGCCGGCGATGAGCGGTGGCACTTGGTACTGCCTGGAGAGGAAGCCTGCTGTTTTTGTCACTGGTTCAGTGTCAAGTCCTGCTAAGTTTATGCATGATATCTCTGTTACAGGGAGCAGCATAGTCCTGCCACCCAAACCCAAAAGCAAGGTCAGGCGGCACCACTTCTCCACTCAGCCAAAACCaaagcagccacagccacagctgtctaGAAGCTTTGAGAAAGGAGATGACGCCTCTGGAAAGAAATTCTGTATACTGACGGCCATAAAGCCCACCAATCTAGAGAAGGAAAAACTCAGATTCTTCAGGTCTGACTATACCTACAATCCTCAGTTTGAATATGCCAGTCCTGCTCTGCCAAGTGTGTTGGCTAAGCACAGCCATGCCTCCGACCGATTCCTTAGGCAG TCCATCAATATCATGGAGCTGACATTACAAAAATATGGAAGCTACGAGAAGTTTGAGCAAGCCACCGGCGGCAGCTTGCTCTCTAAGCCTCGGATCTGGAGTCACGTCAGGAAGTACATGGTGAAGGAAGGCTGCCTGGGAGAG GCACTCACTATTTTCGAGGTATTAACAACCTCCAGCAACCCTGGAACAGTTGGATTGGCCGCAAGAAACACAAGCTTAAGCCCAATAATCCCACAGAGGAAGGCCTGGCAAGTCTTCACAGTGTCCTGTTTAGAAAAGACCCCTTTTTATGGAGGGCTGCCCTCCTCTACTACACCGTGTATCAAGCCAGCCAGATGTCATTctgtgaactctttgaagatATTGGCAAGTTTGTCAAGGATCCCAGTACAAGATGGGATTATTGTGTGCGAGCCAAGAGGGGGTGGACTGACACTTCCCAACCAG